From Bacteroidota bacterium, the proteins below share one genomic window:
- the gdhA gene encoding NADP-specific glutamate dehydrogenase, translated as MSEYVKALMADVKAKNPSEPEFHQAVQEVLDSLSIVLEKHPEYRNAKILERIIEPERVIMFRVPWTDDRGTIHVNRGYRIEMNSAIGPYKGGLRFHPSVTLGILKFLAFEQVFKNSLTTLPMGGGKGGSDFDPKGKSDNEVMHFCQSFMTELSRHIGPDTDVPAGDIGVGGREIGFLFGQYKRLRNEFTGVLTGKGLNWGGSLIRPEATGYGAVYFASEMLATKGQTLEGKKCLVSGSGNVAQYTIEKINQLGGKAVTLSDSNGYVYDEEGISKEKLAFVMDLKNVRRGRIKEYADKYKSAVFTAVDPKANHNPLWNHKADCAFPSATQNEINAVDAQNLLKNKVYVVAEGANMPTTLDGVKLFLDAGILYGPAKAANAGGVAVSGLEMAQNSMRVPWTREEVDNRLHLIMKSIHKTCVDMANRFGTPGNYVNGANIGGFLKVADSMIDQGLV; from the coding sequence ATGTCAGAGTACGTTAAGGCCTTAATGGCTGATGTCAAAGCAAAGAATCCCAGCGAGCCGGAATTTCATCAAGCGGTCCAGGAAGTTCTCGATTCCCTCAGCATCGTGCTGGAGAAGCATCCCGAATACCGCAACGCGAAGATCCTCGAAAGAATTATCGAGCCGGAGCGGGTCATCATGTTCCGCGTTCCATGGACCGACGACCGCGGAACGATCCATGTCAACCGCGGCTACCGTATCGAGATGAACAGCGCGATCGGTCCCTATAAAGGGGGCCTTCGTTTCCATCCATCTGTGACGCTCGGCATCCTGAAATTCCTTGCGTTCGAGCAGGTGTTCAAAAATAGTTTGACGACGCTCCCGATGGGGGGCGGAAAAGGGGGTTCGGATTTCGACCCCAAAGGGAAGAGCGACAACGAGGTGATGCATTTCTGCCAGAGCTTTATGACGGAACTGTCGCGCCACATCGGACCGGATACGGATGTTCCGGCGGGCGATATCGGCGTCGGCGGACGGGAGATCGGATTCCTGTTCGGACAGTACAAGAGACTGCGCAATGAATTCACCGGCGTCCTGACCGGCAAAGGTCTGAACTGGGGGGGCTCGCTCATCCGCCCAGAAGCGACCGGCTACGGCGCCGTGTACTTTGCATCCGAGATGCTGGCGACCAAGGGACAAACGCTCGAAGGGAAAAAATGCCTTGTCTCCGGCAGCGGCAACGTCGCACAGTATACGATCGAAAAGATCAACCAGCTCGGCGGAAAAGCAGTGACCCTGTCGGATTCCAACGGCTACGTGTATGACGAGGAAGGCATTTCAAAGGAGAAGCTCGCGTTCGTGATGGATCTGAAGAACGTACGGCGCGGAAGGATCAAAGAGTACGCGGACAAATATAAGAGCGCCGTCTTTACAGCCGTCGATCCCAAGGCGAATCACAATCCGCTCTGGAATCACAAAGCCGACTGTGCGTTCCCCAGCGCGACACAGAACGAGATCAACGCAGTTGATGCACAGAATCTTTTAAAGAACAAGGTCTATGTCGTCGCCGAAGGAGCGAATATGCCGACGACGCTCGACGGCGTGAAGTTGTTCCTCGATGCCGGCATTCTCTACGGTCCCGCGAAAGCGGCGAACGCTGGCGGCGTTGCCGTTTCCGGATTGGAGATGGCACAGAACAGCATGCGCGTACCGTGGACCCGCGAAGAGGTCGACAACCGGCTGCATCTGATCATGAAGAGCATCCACAAGACGTGCGTCGACATGGCCAACCGATTCGGGACGCCCGGAAATTACGTCAACGGCGCCAACATCGGCGGATTCCTGAAGGTCGCCGATTCAATGATCGACCAGGGACTTGTCTGA
- a CDS encoding sulfite exporter TauE/SafE family protein: MNLLLSFLTGFFGSMHCVGMCGAIVAAYSTQANFGVPARGKWNQLLKHLSYNFGRVLSYVLIGALLGMIGGGVSGLKSAGEWFSTAAGVLLILSGIWISRIFPRTGLTPEVPFGREKKSFLLSLYTRTYGALLASPAFESKFYIGLLTPLLPCGLLYSMFLMAAASGSALNGAVTMALFGCGIVPSLVIVGFVSAFFRFRLRMVGDKLAAITVFLMGIIMVMRGLGVPMPWMPMGGGHHHMAM; the protein is encoded by the coding sequence ATGAACCTTCTTCTTTCTTTTCTCACCGGGTTTTTCGGAAGCATGCATTGCGTCGGCATGTGCGGAGCGATCGTCGCGGCTTATTCCACGCAGGCGAATTTTGGCGTCCCGGCGCGGGGGAAGTGGAATCAGCTCCTCAAACATCTCTCCTACAATTTCGGACGGGTCTTATCGTATGTGCTCATCGGCGCGCTGCTCGGTATGATCGGCGGAGGGGTTTCAGGATTGAAGTCGGCGGGGGAATGGTTCTCGACCGCGGCCGGCGTGCTGCTCATTCTTTCGGGAATATGGATATCGCGGATTTTTCCGCGGACCGGGTTAACCCCGGAAGTTCCGTTCGGCCGTGAGAAAAAATCATTCCTGCTGAGTCTTTATACCAGAACGTACGGCGCGCTTTTAGCGTCCCCCGCTTTTGAGAGCAAATTCTATATCGGCTTGCTCACGCCTCTCCTCCCGTGCGGTCTTCTCTATTCTATGTTCCTGATGGCTGCCGCGTCGGGAAGCGCTCTCAACGGCGCTGTAACGATGGCGCTCTTTGGATGCGGCATTGTCCCGTCGCTCGTCATCGTCGGTTTTGTGTCGGCATTCTTCCGGTTTCGGCTGCGGATGGTAGGCGACAAACTTGCAGCGATCACAGTATTCCTGATGGGAATCATCATGGTGATGAGGGGCCTGGGCGTCCCGATGCCGTGGATGCCGATGGGGGGCGGACATCACCACATGGCAATGTAG
- a CDS encoding class I SAM-dependent methyltransferase, with translation MFNSLINPHDFVVLYEKIRRTGFGEILFKLVEKDEERVRRSWSHTSGSTSNWWDIPEVQRRWNYLITGSADKDHVEYISEKYLNGDRPLAGISLGCGSGNREIRWVSVCKNLRLTGIDVSKERIEQARINAQNAGVGSKTSFEVADVHALDPGEKRYDVVIVEGALHHFHAIGNVLDKIRVSLRDNGIFIVNEYVGPARFQWTDKQLETANRVLGTIPHEYRRKYFDGTLKKKIYRPGRLSMYLNDPSESAESNLIENSIAGRFSVLEKKEYGGTLLQLIFKDIAHNFTDGSNRTKKLLDSIFAVEDDGLKRGELKSDFVLMVCRNK, from the coding sequence ATGTTTAACAGTCTGATCAACCCTCACGATTTTGTCGTCCTCTACGAAAAGATCCGCAGAACCGGGTTCGGCGAAATCCTGTTCAAGCTTGTTGAGAAGGATGAAGAGAGAGTTCGGCGTTCCTGGTCCCACACATCAGGATCGACCTCAAACTGGTGGGATATTCCCGAAGTGCAGAGGCGCTGGAATTATTTGATCACCGGCTCTGCGGACAAAGATCATGTCGAATATATTTCGGAAAAATATCTGAACGGCGATCGTCCGCTCGCAGGCATCTCGCTCGGATGCGGCTCGGGAAACAGGGAGATCCGATGGGTCTCTGTCTGCAAAAATTTAAGACTTACGGGGATTGATGTCTCGAAGGAGAGGATCGAACAGGCAAGAATCAATGCGCAGAATGCCGGCGTTGGCTCGAAAACAAGCTTTGAAGTAGCAGATGTCCATGCGCTTGACCCGGGGGAAAAACGGTACGATGTTGTGATCGTCGAAGGAGCGCTGCATCACTTTCATGCAATCGGGAACGTACTCGACAAAATCCGGGTGTCGCTCAGAGACAACGGAATATTTATCGTGAACGAATACGTTGGTCCCGCTCGTTTTCAGTGGACGGACAAACAACTGGAAACAGCGAACCGCGTTTTAGGGACCATTCCGCATGAATACCGGAGGAAATATTTTGACGGCACGCTGAAAAAGAAAATTTACCGGCCGGGGAGACTCAGCATGTACCTGAACGACCCTTCCGAATCGGCAGAATCGAACCTCATCGAAAATTCGATTGCCGGCAGGTTCAGCGTATTGGAAAAAAAAGAATACGGCGGAACACTGCTCCAGCTGATCTTTAAGGACATCGCGCACAACTTCACCGACGGCAGCAACCGGACGAAGAAATTATTGGATTCGATCTTCGCCGTTGAAGATGACGGGTTGAAAAGGGGAGAGCTCAAGAGCGATTTTGTCCTTATGGTTTGCCGGAACAAATAA
- the pepT gene encoding peptidase T, with protein sequence MVNETVLDRLLRYVKIDTQSKDDSDSYPSTSKQFDLLNLLLKESKELGLKDASIDKYGYVTATLPSNLPSSHKAHGKVPVIGLISHVDTSPSESGANVKPQVVDYKGGDIVLPGDKNVIIKESENPELRHNIGKKVVTSDGTTLLGADDKAGLAIIMTAAQTLLNTPSLLHGDIRIGFTPDEEIGAGTRYFDIKKFGAKFAYTVDGDTPGELNKETFSADQAVITVHGRNIHPGSAKGIMVNSLRTMADIIARMPKDIAPETTEGYEPYIHPHTVEGEESKSTLKILLRDFNTPGLKVLKQKLEKIIAEVQPLHPKAKIELTIVEQYRNMKDGLGNDPRLLNCLEEATKRAGLKPIWAPIRGGTDGSRLTEMGLPTPNIFTGGQNYHCKNEWASVYGMEKAVETVVNLAQLWVEKS encoded by the coding sequence ATGGTGAACGAAACTGTTCTTGACCGGCTTCTCCGGTACGTGAAGATCGACACGCAGTCGAAGGATGACTCAGATTCATATCCAAGCACATCGAAGCAGTTCGATCTTCTCAATCTCCTTCTCAAAGAATCAAAAGAGCTCGGACTCAAAGACGCATCGATCGATAAATACGGCTACGTGACGGCGACACTGCCGTCGAACCTGCCGTCATCGCATAAAGCGCACGGCAAAGTTCCCGTCATAGGATTGATCTCCCATGTCGACACCTCGCCGTCGGAAAGCGGCGCAAACGTAAAACCGCAGGTTGTCGATTATAAAGGAGGAGACATCGTGCTGCCGGGGGATAAGAACGTCATCATCAAAGAGTCGGAGAACCCGGAACTTCGCCACAACATCGGCAAAAAGGTCGTCACGAGCGACGGAACGACGCTCCTCGGAGCGGACGACAAGGCGGGTCTCGCCATCATCATGACGGCGGCGCAGACGCTCCTCAATACTCCTTCCCTCCTGCACGGCGACATCCGTATCGGCTTTACTCCCGACGAAGAGATCGGCGCCGGGACAAGATATTTCGACATCAAAAAATTCGGCGCGAAGTTTGCCTATACCGTCGACGGCGACACCCCCGGCGAATTGAACAAAGAGACCTTCAGCGCAGACCAGGCGGTCATCACCGTGCACGGGAGAAATATCCATCCCGGCTCGGCAAAAGGGATCATGGTGAACTCCCTCCGCACCATGGCCGACATCATCGCGCGGATGCCGAAAGACATCGCGCCGGAGACGACCGAAGGGTACGAACCGTACATTCATCCTCATACCGTCGAAGGCGAGGAATCGAAATCGACGTTGAAAATTCTCCTCCGCGATTTCAACACGCCGGGATTGAAGGTCCTCAAACAGAAGCTGGAGAAGATCATCGCCGAAGTTCAACCCCTCCACCCGAAAGCGAAGATCGAGTTGACGATCGTGGAACAATACCGCAACATGAAAGACGGCCTGGGAAACGACCCGCGGCTGCTCAACTGTCTCGAGGAGGCGACGAAACGGGCAGGCCTGAAGCCGATATGGGCGCCGATCCGGGGAGGCACCGACGGTTCGCGTTTGACCGAAATGGGACTGCCGACGCCGAATATTTTTACCGGCGGACAAAATTATCACTGCAAGAACGAATGGGCTTCGGTCTACGGGATGGAAAAAGCCGTCGAGACGGTTGTCAATCTCGCACAGCTTTGGGTTGAAAAGAGCTGA
- a CDS encoding oligopeptide transporter, OPT family, producing METPASASNTLPDNAYKELKPGEEYRPIMNPDQSYDEVTPWSVGWGLVMAVLFSAAAAYSGLKIGQVFEAAIPIAILAVGLSAAFKRKGSLGQNVIIQSIGASSGVIVAGAIFTIPALYILDLPANFFQVFFASAAGGFLGILFLIPFRKYFVKDMHGKLPFPEATATTEILVAGEKGGSQAAVLVVSGLIGGIFDFIFNAFGWWSEVVSSRMIHFGEVLANKVRMVVKIDVSAMVFGLGYIVGLKYSAIIAAGSFLSWFVLVPLVYEVGHGLAVPLGATATKLIADMSAEEIFRNYVRQIGIGGIAMAGIIGIIRSSKIIAGAFSLAYREIFHAKTAKDETTVRWQTDIKMLFVAVLILLTALLVFVFFYGGVVFNFTHAVAGLLIVMIISFLFTTVAANATAIVGTNPVSGMTLMTLILSSFVLVQIGLTGPAGMVSALIIGGVVCTALSVAGGFITDLKIGYWLGSTPKKQETWKFLGVLVSSATVGGVILVLNKSFGFKGEHAMVAPQANAMAAVIQPLMSNVSAPWVLYGVGAVIALILVTVGIPPLAFALGMYIPQELNTPLVFGGLIAWWVTTRSKNEKLNNARFSRGTLIASGFIAGGSLFGVLNAFLKFFDQEVWNFGYASWYMSAWADSHSGEITGLIMFALLFSYALWDSMRAKEE from the coding sequence ATGGAAACTCCCGCCTCGGCTTCGAACACGCTTCCGGACAATGCATACAAAGAATTGAAACCGGGGGAAGAATACCGCCCGATCATGAACCCCGACCAGTCGTACGACGAAGTGACCCCCTGGTCGGTCGGATGGGGATTGGTGATGGCGGTGCTCTTCTCGGCCGCAGCCGCGTATTCCGGATTAAAGATCGGCCAGGTCTTCGAGGCGGCGATTCCGATCGCCATCCTTGCGGTCGGATTGTCCGCAGCGTTCAAAAGAAAAGGGTCGCTCGGGCAGAACGTCATCATCCAATCCATCGGCGCAAGCTCCGGCGTCATCGTCGCGGGAGCGATCTTCACGATCCCCGCGCTGTATATCCTCGACCTCCCGGCCAATTTTTTTCAAGTATTTTTTGCTTCGGCAGCGGGCGGCTTCCTCGGAATTCTGTTCCTCATCCCCTTCAGAAAATATTTTGTGAAGGATATGCACGGAAAGCTTCCGTTCCCCGAAGCGACGGCAACGACGGAAATTCTTGTTGCGGGGGAAAAGGGGGGATCGCAAGCGGCGGTGCTGGTCGTCAGCGGATTGATCGGCGGGATCTTCGACTTCATCTTCAACGCATTCGGATGGTGGTCGGAGGTGGTGTCGTCCAGGATGATCCATTTCGGCGAGGTGCTGGCGAACAAAGTGAGGATGGTCGTGAAGATCGACGTCTCGGCGATGGTCTTCGGCCTTGGGTATATTGTCGGCCTGAAGTACTCAGCGATCATCGCCGCGGGCTCGTTCCTTTCGTGGTTTGTGCTCGTCCCTCTCGTGTATGAAGTCGGCCATGGGCTTGCGGTTCCCCTCGGTGCGACGGCGACCAAACTGATCGCCGACATGTCGGCGGAAGAGATCTTCCGCAACTATGTGCGGCAGATCGGGATCGGCGGCATCGCGATGGCGGGGATCATCGGCATTATCCGTTCGTCAAAAATCATCGCCGGAGCGTTCTCTCTCGCCTACCGCGAAATCTTCCATGCGAAAACCGCCAAGGATGAAACAACGGTTCGATGGCAGACAGACATCAAAATGCTTTTTGTCGCGGTCCTGATATTACTGACCGCCCTCCTTGTCTTCGTCTTTTTTTACGGCGGCGTCGTCTTCAACTTCACCCATGCCGTGGCCGGATTGCTGATCGTCATGATCATCTCGTTCCTCTTTACGACGGTTGCGGCCAACGCGACGGCGATCGTTGGAACCAACCCGGTGTCGGGCATGACACTCATGACGCTGATTCTGTCGTCGTTCGTGCTGGTGCAGATCGGATTGACCGGCCCGGCGGGCATGGTGAGCGCATTGATCATCGGCGGAGTTGTCTGCACGGCGCTTTCGGTGGCGGGGGGATTCATCACGGATCTGAAGATCGGCTACTGGCTCGGCTCGACGCCGAAGAAGCAGGAGACGTGGAAATTTCTCGGCGTTCTCGTCTCATCGGCGACCGTCGGCGGAGTGATCCTGGTCCTCAACAAATCGTTCGGATTCAAAGGGGAACACGCGATGGTCGCGCCGCAGGCGAACGCGATGGCGGCGGTCATCCAGCCGCTCATGTCGAACGTCTCGGCGCCGTGGGTCCTCTACGGAGTCGGAGCGGTGATTGCGCTCATCCTTGTCACGGTAGGGATTCCGCCTCTGGCGTTCGCGCTCGGGATGTACATCCCGCAGGAACTGAACACGCCCCTCGTGTTCGGAGGACTGATCGCGTGGTGGGTGACCACGAGGTCGAAGAACGAAAAATTGAACAACGCCCGATTTTCGCGCGGAACGCTGATCGCTTCCGGATTTATCGCGGGAGGGTCGCTCTTCGGCGTGTTGAATGCGTTCCTGAAATTCTTCGACCAGGAAGTCTGGAATTTCGGCTACGCGAGCTGGTACATGAGCGCCTGGGCCGATTCACATTCGGGGGAGATCACGGGCTTGATCATGTTCGCTCTCTTGTTTTCCTACGCATTGTGGGATTCAATGAGAGCGAAAGAAGAATAG
- a CDS encoding TonB-dependent receptor codes for MNFKSIERISMRWYFVSALLCGVLIVPTESNASVPDSLNNRVVQLPEVTITSSPVERQVPVSSIAVSPVDIQQTVATDSWDLLRQTTGLEVHEQGQGPGFASDASIRGFSSDHSTDMALWIDGVPINEPVNGHAEGYDDFNLLMPEAVSSMNLIKGPTSALYGNFAMSGILNVRTLEKMDGTTVWLSGGSYGKLNGTLLTGFDNGGNSGVFGVRAIHEDGWRPNSGYDLEQGHARYVQALSPAATLDAGVELYATKWDSPGSLTQDQFDQRDYDVVANSTDGGFKRHGQERVSLRVSPDSVMFWRTTLYATQGRWQLYLTTPPEGGITEGSGSQTEEEDTRYGFGGTSALTWALPHAEITMGVEGKFDHARYENWTTTNRVRDSAQILLSARQEAAALFVQSEERADRFTFTAGARYDVINALSEPDSSASLSDTKGIFSPKLGAMYALAADVSLYANVSRGFRSTDGTIETPSLPFITAWAYEAGSKFDEGRVSGSVALFLMDVSNEQTFNPITLVSTSGGSSRRQGIEADVAAQLTNEIRLTADWTFNDARYRNLISDDGDSLSGARVYNTAKYIGIAALDIAPYANWNIKLSSNVVGPYSPFDEPGVVLPSYAVFSLTVGVHAGSALIQVGVKNLADKAYPELVAGGFVDPGQPRSVYGTVRYSL; via the coding sequence ATGAATTTTAAATCAATCGAGAGGATTTCTATGCGATGGTATTTCGTATCCGCACTGTTGTGCGGGGTATTGATTGTCCCGACGGAGTCGAACGCTTCTGTTCCCGATTCCCTGAACAACCGCGTCGTTCAACTCCCCGAGGTCACGATCACTTCGAGCCCCGTTGAACGACAGGTGCCGGTAAGTTCAATTGCCGTTTCTCCCGTGGATATTCAACAAACGGTGGCGACCGATTCGTGGGATCTTCTCCGCCAAACGACAGGGCTTGAAGTTCACGAGCAGGGACAGGGACCCGGTTTTGCGTCCGATGCTTCGATCCGCGGATTCAGCTCCGACCACTCCACAGATATGGCATTATGGATCGACGGTGTTCCGATCAACGAACCCGTCAACGGGCATGCGGAAGGGTATGATGACTTTAATCTCCTGATGCCCGAGGCGGTGAGTTCGATGAATCTCATCAAAGGACCAACGAGCGCTCTCTATGGAAATTTTGCCATGTCAGGCATCCTGAATGTACGAACGCTGGAAAAAATGGACGGAACAACCGTGTGGCTCTCCGGAGGTTCGTACGGGAAATTGAACGGGACACTCCTTACCGGGTTTGACAATGGCGGAAACAGCGGCGTTTTCGGCGTTCGCGCGATCCATGAAGACGGCTGGAGACCCAATAGCGGCTATGATCTCGAGCAGGGGCATGCACGGTATGTGCAGGCGCTCTCACCCGCTGCAACGCTCGATGCGGGCGTTGAGTTGTACGCCACGAAATGGGATTCTCCCGGCTCACTCACCCAGGACCAATTCGATCAGCGCGACTATGATGTCGTTGCGAATTCTACCGATGGCGGGTTTAAGCGCCATGGGCAGGAACGCGTCAGCCTCCGCGTTTCGCCGGACTCCGTCATGTTTTGGCGCACGACGCTCTACGCGACGCAGGGACGATGGCAGCTGTATCTCACAACGCCCCCCGAAGGAGGAATTACGGAGGGGTCAGGAAGTCAGACGGAAGAGGAGGACACGCGGTACGGCTTTGGCGGCACGAGCGCCTTGACATGGGCGCTCCCCCACGCAGAGATAACGATGGGAGTCGAGGGGAAGTTCGATCATGCCCGCTATGAAAACTGGACCACGACGAACAGAGTCCGAGATTCCGCGCAAATTCTGCTCTCGGCCCGACAGGAAGCAGCCGCGCTCTTTGTGCAGTCCGAGGAGCGGGCGGACAGGTTTACGTTCACGGCGGGAGCGCGGTACGACGTCATCAATGCTCTTTCTGAGCCCGACAGCAGCGCATCGTTAAGCGACACGAAGGGTATATTCTCGCCAAAGTTGGGTGCGATGTATGCGTTGGCTGCCGATGTTTCGCTGTACGCAAACGTCTCGCGGGGATTCCGCTCCACGGACGGAACGATTGAAACTCCCTCGCTTCCGTTCATCACGGCATGGGCGTACGAAGCGGGAAGCAAATTCGATGAAGGACGCGTCAGCGGGAGCGTTGCCCTTTTCTTGATGGATGTCAGCAATGAACAGACGTTCAACCCGATCACCCTTGTCTCTACAAGCGGCGGAAGCAGCCGCAGGCAGGGAATTGAAGCGGACGTTGCTGCCCAGCTAACGAATGAAATTCGTCTGACAGCGGACTGGACCTTTAATGATGCCCGGTACAGGAACCTGATCTCAGATGACGGCGACTCTCTCTCCGGCGCCCGCGTCTACAATACTGCCAAATACATCGGCATCGCTGCCCTGGATATTGCACCGTATGCCAACTGGAATATTAAGCTGAGTTCGAACGTCGTCGGTCCCTACAGTCCGTTCGACGAACCCGGCGTCGTCCTGCCATCGTACGCTGTTTTCTCTTTGACCGTGGGAGTGCATGCAGGCAGCGCTCTTATTCAGGTAGGGGTAAAAAATCTGGCGGACAAAGCGTATCCTGAATTAGTTGCCGGCGGGTTTGTCGACCCCGGGCAGCCGAGGTCGGTATACGGCACAGTGAGATATTCGCTGTGA
- a CDS encoding glycoside hydrolase family 130 protein: MKREELEVRRQPALIQPDVSRVIIKPFAPVGPLSPGYAARMKGLVRRVADLTDEESQNILNNVFAEFRSRHRNIEETFHLGYERVKGFLPPRCELSASQRLLLGSYFVCEYSLEAAALFNPSIVPHPDQNGVPSGALRCIVSLRATGEGHISSIEFRTGIINKKGELSLDAAGKIVTTPAVSPDPVFTASDFFSKLQNGERKSSSMKEIVSPLPAKFTRSQIEARLARFKKRGAKLSAPQRRAIAALESLLELNYEINFSEQVPLSERAIFPVSSFESNGIEDARFVQFTDNDGRATYYATYTAYDGKTIMPLLLETTDFIRFRINSLSGDAAKNKGMALFPRKINGRYAAVSRHDAENLYIVFSDNVYQWNAPAPLMQPSHHWEFTQIGNCGSPVETEKGWILLTHGVGPVRKYCIGAVLLDPRDPSRVIGRLRQPLIAPDASEREGYVPNVVYTCGAIAHNGRLIIPYAMSDRATRIASVSIDELLSKMQPA, encoded by the coding sequence ATGAAAAGGGAAGAATTGGAAGTGCGGCGCCAGCCCGCGCTTATTCAACCTGATGTCTCGCGGGTCATCATCAAACCGTTTGCCCCCGTCGGCCCGCTGAGTCCCGGATATGCCGCGCGCATGAAAGGGCTTGTCCGCCGTGTGGCCGACTTGACCGATGAGGAATCGCAGAACATCCTCAATAATGTTTTTGCCGAATTCCGCAGCCGCCACCGGAACATCGAAGAAACCTTCCATCTGGGCTACGAAAGGGTCAAAGGTTTTCTTCCCCCGCGGTGCGAACTCTCCGCGTCGCAGCGTCTGCTGCTCGGCTCGTACTTTGTGTGCGAATATTCGCTGGAAGCCGCCGCGCTCTTTAATCCTTCGATCGTTCCACATCCCGACCAGAACGGCGTACCGAGCGGAGCGCTTCGCTGCATCGTGAGCCTTCGGGCGACCGGAGAGGGGCACATCTCTTCCATTGAATTCCGTACCGGCATCATCAATAAAAAAGGAGAGCTTTCATTGGATGCCGCCGGAAAGATAGTAACGACGCCGGCGGTAAGCCCCGATCCTGTTTTTACCGCGTCGGATTTTTTCAGCAAGCTCCAGAACGGCGAACGCAAAAGCTCCTCGATGAAGGAGATCGTCAGCCCGCTGCCGGCAAAATTTACGCGCTCTCAGATTGAAGCGAGACTTGCCAGGTTCAAGAAACGCGGCGCAAAGCTTTCGGCGCCCCAGCGCCGGGCCATCGCTGCGCTCGAATCGCTCCTCGAGCTGAACTATGAGATCAATTTTTCAGAGCAGGTCCCGCTTTCCGAACGGGCGATTTTTCCGGTGTCGTCGTTTGAATCGAACGGAATCGAGGATGCCCGGTTCGTTCAATTCACCGACAACGACGGCAGGGCAACTTACTACGCCACCTACACGGCGTATGACGGCAAGACGATCATGCCGCTCCTCCTTGAAACGACCGATTTCATCCGCTTCCGGATCAACTCGCTGAGCGGCGACGCTGCTAAGAACAAAGGGATGGCCCTCTTCCCGAGGAAGATCAACGGCCGCTACGCCGCGGTGTCGAGGCACGATGCGGAAAATCTGTACATTGTTTTCTCGGACAATGTCTATCAATGGAATGCTCCCGCGCCGCTGATGCAGCCATCTCATCATTGGGAATTCACCCAGATCGGGAATTGCGGATCGCCCGTCGAAACGGAGAAAGGGTGGATTCTGCTGACGCACGGCGTCGGTCCGGTCAGAAAATATTGCATCGGCGCTGTTCTCCTCGACCCCCGCGATCCGTCCCGGGTGATCGGGAGGCTCCGCCAGCCGCTCATCGCACCGGATGCATCGGAGCGGGAAGGATACGTGCCGAATGTGGTCTATACGTGCGGGGCTATCGCGCACAACGGAAGGCTGATCATTCCCTATGCGATGTCGGACCGCGCCACCCGCATTGCAAGCGTTTCGATCGACGAGCTTCTGTCGAAGATGCAGCCGGCATAA
- a CDS encoding YHS domain-containing protein, whose translation MKKILFGGLVLGILSTTACNRQNRASSYQIPEVSHDEKGAFNNVKVDNANDLVCGMTLTAGIGDTAHYNGKVYGFCSKECKDKFLEKPAQYIAAQ comes from the coding sequence ATGAAGAAGATTCTTTTCGGGGGACTGGTCTTAGGAATATTATCGACAACAGCATGCAATCGGCAGAACAGAGCGTCCAGCTATCAAATTCCGGAAGTTTCTCACGATGAAAAGGGAGCGTTTAACAACGTCAAGGTCGATAACGCCAACGACCTTGTTTGCGGAATGACGCTGACCGCGGGCATCGGCGATACAGCACATTACAACGGAAAAGTATATGGCTTCTGTTCTAAAGAATGCAAGGATAAGTTTCTGGAAAAACCGGCGCAATACATCGCTGCGCAGTAA